In Gossypium hirsutum isolate 1008001.06 chromosome D06, Gossypium_hirsutum_v2.1, whole genome shotgun sequence, one genomic interval encodes:
- the LOC107901400 gene encoding uncharacterized protein gives MGGQEVKQLEECSVSNALGTWVFSVAGALLAIPVGIKRKSLAPLVFFGTTGTMLDIIMGISACEREHAERQMKLLEAQNSTADDSSFSETGSELHS, from the exons ATGGGTGGGCAAGAAGTTAAGCAGCTTGAAGAATGCTCAGTTTCCAA TGCATTGGGTACATGGGTGTTTTCAGTAGCAGGGGCTTTGCTAGCAATTCCGGTGGGGATAAAGCGGAAATCTTTAGCACCCCTTGTGTTCTTTGGCACAACCGGTACAATGCTCGATATCATTATGGGAATCAGTGCTTGCGAAAGGGAGCATGCAGAACGCCAGATGAAGCTATTAGAAGCCCAGAATTCCACAGCCGATGATTCATCATTTTCGGAGACGGGATCAGAATTGCATTCCTAA